One bacterium DNA segment encodes these proteins:
- a CDS encoding PHP domain-containing protein, with protein MPLADPHCHTIASDGMVTPAELVDAAVKAKLDLIAVTDHDTMVSVAEVQQRGEDAGLTVVAGQEITTKGPAQTHIIGWFLEQPVRRGMTLEDTVAAIHDQGGLAIVPHPFMPVYFGSIQPGMLRRLLERHHVDGIEMMFTVPIGARRRRRLDEFYAHNRERLGAPIGGSDCHFGAHDMGRVLTAYDGDFRTAVRLRATAPRLGRASDHIPIGLVIRQQWRALVELPIRRLSGRL; from the coding sequence ATGCCTCTAGCCGACCCCCACTGCCACACCATCGCCTCAGACGGCATGGTGACGCCGGCGGAGCTCGTCGATGCGGCGGTCAAGGCGAAGCTCGATCTCATCGCCGTGACCGACCACGACACGATGGTCTCGGTGGCCGAGGTCCAGCAGCGCGGCGAAGACGCCGGCTTGACGGTGGTCGCCGGGCAGGAGATCACCACGAAGGGGCCGGCGCAGACTCACATCATCGGCTGGTTTCTGGAGCAGCCCGTGCGGCGTGGAATGACGCTCGAGGACACGGTTGCGGCCATCCACGACCAGGGCGGGCTGGCGATCGTTCCGCACCCCTTCATGCCGGTTTATTTCGGCTCGATCCAGCCCGGCATGCTGCGCCGCCTGCTCGAGCGTCACCACGTGGATGGCATCGAGATGATGTTCACCGTCCCCATCGGGGCACGGCGGAGACGCCGGCTCGACGAGTTTTACGCGCACAACCGCGAGCGCCTGGGGGCTCCGATCGGCGGCAGCGATTGTCACTTCGGGGCGCATGACATGGGACGCGTGCTCACCGCGTACGACGGCGATTTTCGGACCGCGGTGCGGCTGCGCGCGACGGCGCCGCGGCTGGGTCGCGCGTCGGACCACATTCCAATCGGGTTGGTGATCCGCCAGCAGTGGCGCGCGCTGGTGGAGCTGCCGATCAGGCGGTTGAGCGGCCGGCTCTGA
- the rnc gene encoding ribonuclease III, which yields MGVHPGEGRLIAQPQAAPLAQSLELLQQKIGIHFRDPGLLLEAVTHSSFANESPHLSPRDNERLEYLGDAVLQLITAEYLYKHHPGASEGELTQTRSAMVNTNTLAHLAEELDLGSYLYLGKGIAKGGGRSLKSLLANAFEAVLGAVFLDAGYGAAYHYYLNRYRSLPAPARDENFKGRLQQVAQERFGATPFYDSEGARVGDHREYTSVVFAGADPLGTGHGASKQEAEQDAARAALKSLLGSVTEIAGAKPAKTPKPRARRAPRSRAAAAAEPAAPVLEVVAIDSEPHPEAHSEPHPEPPPEPQPEPAVEAAPPAPPAPRSRQFGEPLE from the coding sequence GTGGGAGTACATCCAGGAGAAGGCCGGCTCATAGCACAGCCGCAGGCCGCACCCCTGGCCCAATCCCTAGAGCTGCTCCAGCAGAAGATCGGGATTCACTTCCGCGACCCCGGCCTGTTGCTCGAGGCGGTGACGCACAGCTCGTTCGCCAACGAGAGCCCGCACCTCTCGCCCCGGGACAACGAACGCCTGGAGTACCTGGGCGATGCGGTCCTGCAGCTGATCACGGCCGAGTACCTCTACAAGCATCATCCCGGGGCGAGCGAGGGCGAGCTCACCCAGACGCGGTCGGCCATGGTCAACACCAACACGCTGGCCCATCTCGCCGAGGAGCTCGACCTGGGCAGCTACCTGTACCTCGGCAAGGGCATCGCCAAAGGCGGCGGGCGAAGCCTGAAGTCGCTGCTCGCCAACGCGTTCGAGGCGGTGCTCGGTGCGGTGTTCCTCGATGCCGGCTACGGCGCGGCCTACCACTACTACCTGAACCGATACCGATCGCTGCCGGCACCCGCCCGCGACGAGAACTTCAAGGGCCGCCTGCAGCAGGTGGCGCAGGAGCGCTTCGGCGCAACCCCGTTCTACGACAGCGAGGGAGCGCGAGTCGGCGACCATCGCGAGTACACGTCGGTCGTGTTCGCCGGCGCCGACCCGCTGGGCACCGGGCACGGGGCGAGCAAGCAGGAGGCGGAGCAGGACGCCGCCCGGGCGGCGCTCAAGAGCCTGCTCGGATCGGTGACCGAGATCGCCGGCGCCAAGCCCGCCAAGACCCCCAAGCCGCGCGCGCGTCGCGCCCCGCGAAGCCGGGCCGCGGCGGCCGCGGAACCCGCCGCACCCGTGCTCGAGGTGGTTGCGATCGATTCAGAGCCCCATCCCGAGGCCCATTCGGAGCCCCACCCCGAGCCCCCACCGGAGCCCCAGCCTGAGCCCGCGGTCGAGGCCGCGCCGCCCGCTCCGCCCGCGCCGCGCAGCCGGCAGTTCGGAGAGCCGCTGGAGTAG
- a CDS encoding acyl carrier protein: METQKLSFEDFKNIVVERLGCEPEQVTMDASFQEDLNADSLDLVELIYAFEENTGLEIPDEDAEKITTVGQAWEYIQEKAGS, from the coding sequence ATGGAAACCCAAAAACTGAGCTTCGAGGATTTCAAAAACATCGTCGTCGAGCGCCTGGGCTGCGAGCCCGAGCAGGTGACGATGGACGCCTCCTTCCAGGAGGACCTGAATGCCGACTCGCTCGACCTCGTCGAGCTGATCTACGCGTTCGAAGAGAACACTGGACTGGAGATTCCCGACGAGGACGCGGAGAAGATCACGACCGTCGGGCAGGCGTGGGAGTACATCCAGGAGAAGGCCGGCTCATAG
- a CDS encoding 50S ribosomal protein L32, whose amino-acid sequence MALPKVKLSKSKKGRRRSHLALALVQIQPCPNCKKPKRPHTVCPNCGHYAGREVVKTE is encoded by the coding sequence ATGGCTCTACCGAAGGTCAAGCTATCCAAATCGAAGAAAGGTCGCCGGCGCTCGCACCTGGCGCTCGCGCTGGTCCAGATCCAGCCGTGCCCCAACTGCAAGAAGCCGAAGCGACCGCACACCGTCTGCCCCAACTGCGGCCACTACGCCGGCCGCGAAGTCGTCAAGACCGAATAG
- the rsmD gene encoding 16S rRNA (guanine(966)-N(2))-methyltransferase RsmD, which yields MRVSGGDARGRRLKAPKGIRPTQGMVKQAIFNLVGPGIAGAHVLDLFAGSGALGIEALSRGAAGVTFVDREPRGLAILRQNLDDLGLKERAHVVRGDVVRWLEGFPDEVQRAGLVFLDPPYDDLVLDRALKVLDRELKDAMVVAEHSRRQELPELTHLEVDRQRRYGDTMVTVLLAPGARMAN from the coding sequence CTGCGCGTCAGCGGGGGCGATGCCCGAGGCCGGCGGCTGAAGGCGCCGAAAGGCATCCGGCCCACGCAGGGCATGGTCAAGCAGGCCATCTTCAACCTCGTCGGACCGGGCATCGCCGGAGCGCACGTCCTCGACCTCTTCGCGGGTTCCGGCGCTCTTGGCATCGAAGCCCTGTCGCGTGGAGCCGCAGGTGTGACCTTCGTGGACCGGGAGCCACGTGGTCTTGCTATCCTGCGCCAGAACTTGGACGACCTCGGCCTCAAAGAGCGTGCGCATGTTGTTCGCGGTGACGTGGTGCGCTGGTTGGAGGGTTTTCCCGATGAGGTTCAGCGCGCCGGTTTGGTGTTCCTCGATCCGCCTTACGACGACCTGGTCCTGGACCGCGCCCTCAAGGTGCTCGACCGCGAGCTTAAGGACGCCATGGTTGTCGCCGAGCACTCTCGCCGGCAGGAGCTGCCGGAGCTTACGCATCTCGAGGTCGACCGGCAGCGTCGATATGGGGACACGATGGTCACCGTGCTCCTGGCGCCGGGCGCGCGCATGGCGAATTAA
- the ftsY gene encoding signal recognition particle-docking protein FtsY → MRRPFTASTSTRAVHRTWCPSAWRTFASPPPRPRPRPRRAEATSASVWSRVTGRTRSVLSAGLRSLSPPLAAGYYQELEELLLSADLGPAMAARLAAGVRARTPRTRDEAVDALVAVALSLMSTRPRTLELSGRPACILLYGINGAGKTTTIGKLAHRLRAMGHQPLVVAADTYRAAGIEQMVAWAERAGVSHFEGTRGADPAAVVFDGLQGARGRGSDVVLVDTAGRLQTQRNLLEELAKIGRVASRALDGAAYESLLVLDAVLGLTNLVQARAFNKAVPITGLVLAKLDSSAKGGALIAIESELGVPVKLAGVGEGIDDLALFDPDAYLRSLFES, encoded by the coding sequence ATGCGGCGACCCTTTACGGCATCCACCTCGACGAGAGCGGTTCATCGCACCTGGTGTCCGTCCGCCTGGAGGACATTCGCAAGCCCGCCGCCCAGACCGCGACCGCGGCCCAGGCGGGCTGAGGCAACGTCCGCGAGCGTCTGGAGCCGGGTCACCGGTCGCACGCGCAGCGTGCTCTCCGCCGGGCTTCGCTCCCTGAGCCCGCCGCTGGCGGCGGGCTACTACCAGGAGCTGGAAGAGCTCCTGCTCTCGGCCGACCTGGGCCCGGCGATGGCCGCTCGACTCGCCGCCGGGGTGCGGGCTCGCACGCCGCGCACGCGGGACGAAGCCGTGGACGCGTTGGTGGCGGTCGCCCTCTCGCTGATGTCGACCCGCCCCCGAACGCTCGAGCTGAGCGGCCGCCCGGCCTGCATTCTGCTCTATGGCATCAATGGCGCCGGCAAGACGACGACGATCGGCAAGCTCGCGCACCGGTTGCGGGCCATGGGCCACCAGCCGCTGGTGGTGGCGGCGGACACGTATCGCGCGGCCGGAATCGAGCAGATGGTGGCTTGGGCCGAGCGCGCCGGCGTCTCGCATTTCGAGGGCACGCGAGGCGCGGACCCGGCGGCGGTGGTGTTCGACGGCCTGCAGGGGGCCCGCGGCCGGGGCAGTGACGTCGTGCTCGTGGACACCGCGGGCCGGCTGCAGACGCAGCGCAATCTCCTGGAGGAGCTGGCCAAGATCGGCCGGGTGGCGAGCAGGGCGCTCGACGGCGCGGCCTACGAGTCGCTGCTGGTCCTGGACGCGGTGCTGGGCCTGACCAACCTGGTCCAGGCGCGGGCGTTCAACAAAGCCGTCCCGATCACCGGCCTGGTGCTGGCGAAACTCGACAGCAGTGCCAAGGGCGGCGCCCTCATCGCCATCGAGTCGGAACTCGGCGTGCCGGTGAAGCTGGCGGGCGTGGGGGAGGGCATCGACGACCTGGCGCTCTTCGACCCCGACGCCTACCTGCGGTCCTTGTTCGAGAGTTAG
- a CDS encoding DUF4440 domain-containing protein, with product MNAGVIKAKFKKTDLDKAIKEYKDSALPAIATHKGGRSATLLVNRETGDFISIGIYEDEAAAKSFGPKAEKLLDSLKKYQSGPDPKRELFEMAASTQLEAKAVVERGLKAFNAHDLEALARDAAPDIEGIAPGDVKLKGPQAVKEFNQNFVKAFPDARVEAKHIFTQGNTVIVEGVFTGTHHGTLTTPMGDVPATGRKVQGEYIQVLEVDRGLVKRLHLIYDQAQLMTQLGLAPAPPPQVYKTTS from the coding sequence ATGAACGCAGGCGTGATCAAGGCGAAGTTCAAGAAAACGGACCTGGACAAAGCCATCAAGGAGTACAAAGACTCGGCTCTGCCGGCGATCGCCACTCACAAGGGCGGACGCTCCGCGACGCTGCTGGTCAACCGCGAAACCGGCGATTTCATCTCGATCGGGATCTACGAGGACGAGGCGGCGGCGAAGTCGTTCGGTCCGAAGGCCGAGAAGCTCCTCGATTCGCTGAAGAAGTACCAGAGCGGCCCGGATCCAAAGCGCGAACTGTTCGAGATGGCGGCGTCCACCCAGCTCGAGGCGAAGGCGGTGGTGGAGCGCGGCCTGAAGGCCTTCAACGCGCACGACCTGGAAGCTCTGGCGAGGGACGCGGCCCCCGACATCGAGGGCATCGCGCCCGGGGACGTCAAGCTCAAGGGGCCGCAGGCGGTCAAGGAGTTCAACCAGAACTTCGTCAAGGCGTTTCCTGACGCGAGGGTGGAGGCCAAGCACATCTTCACCCAGGGCAACACGGTGATCGTGGAGGGCGTCTTCACCGGCACGCACCACGGCACGCTGACGACGCCGATGGGCGACGTGCCGGCCACGGGCCGGAAGGTCCAGGGCGAGTACATCCAGGTCCTGGAGGTCGATCGCGGCTTGGTCAAGAGACTGCACCTGATCTACGACCAGGCTCAGCTGATGACCCAGCTCGGCCTGGCTCCCGCACCACCCCCGCAGGTGTACAAGACAACCTCGTAG
- a CDS encoding ACP S-malonyltransferase — protein MGAELLNDPEVAELCDQCGSAAGVDLRHLLITADDDELRLTQNAQPALCFVGIGLTLLLRRRGIEPAAAAGHSVGEYAALAASGAVDAPKVIRAVVERGKAMAEAAPAGTTSMAAVLGIDSQAVEVALAGMNDAWAANYNTPAQTVIAGTMTGLEAATKRLLAAGAKRVIPLNVSAAFHTPLMAPAAERLRAALDQIEWQAPRIPVMANLTGQPHLGGDRIPQVMEMQLRSPVRWAACVRGLVEMGCDAFVEVGPKRALTGMMRDLAPGAAATAVGTPAACQELNLTA, from the coding sequence ATGGGAGCCGAGCTCCTCAACGATCCGGAGGTCGCCGAGCTTTGCGACCAGTGCGGGTCGGCGGCAGGCGTGGACCTGCGTCACCTGCTCATCACCGCCGATGACGACGAGCTGCGGTTGACCCAGAACGCCCAGCCCGCGCTGTGCTTCGTCGGCATCGGGCTGACCCTTCTCCTGCGCCGGCGCGGCATCGAGCCGGCGGCCGCCGCGGGTCACTCGGTCGGTGAGTACGCGGCTCTGGCGGCATCGGGCGCCGTCGACGCCCCCAAGGTGATCAGGGCGGTGGTCGAGCGCGGGAAGGCGATGGCCGAGGCCGCGCCTGCCGGCACCACCTCGATGGCGGCGGTGCTCGGCATCGACTCGCAGGCGGTTGAGGTGGCGCTGGCCGGGATGAATGACGCCTGGGCGGCCAACTACAACACGCCGGCGCAGACGGTCATCGCCGGCACGATGACGGGCCTGGAGGCGGCGACCAAGCGGCTGCTGGCGGCAGGAGCCAAGCGGGTCATTCCCCTCAACGTGAGCGCGGCCTTTCACACGCCGCTGATGGCCCCGGCCGCCGAACGGCTGCGGGCCGCGCTCGACCAGATCGAATGGCAGGCTCCACGCATCCCGGTCATGGCCAACCTGACCGGGCAGCCTCACCTCGGGGGGGATCGAATCCCCCAGGTCATGGAGATGCAGCTCCGCTCGCCGGTGCGCTGGGCCGCCTGCGTGCGCGGCCTGGTCGAGATGGGCTGCGACGCGTTCGTCGAGGTCGGTCCCAAACGGGCGCTGACGGGCATGATGCGCGACCTGGCCCCAGGCGCGGCCGCGACCGCCGTGGGGACCCCGGCCGCCTGCCAGGAGCTCAACCTGACGGCTTGA
- a CDS encoding ATPase, producing MVNEDEMMELVDQVRFNLPDEIKQANWTVSEQQRIITEAHAEAARIMSRANERAEETASEHEVLRRAERHAAQVIKDAQAKSDQIIHEAEGYALEQLKQLEAHLGRTLATVRRGVEALQSSQPAADEGGDQAAGA from the coding sequence ATGGTCAATGAAGACGAGATGATGGAGCTCGTCGACCAGGTGCGCTTCAACCTGCCGGACGAGATCAAGCAGGCGAACTGGACCGTCTCCGAGCAGCAGCGCATCATCACCGAAGCGCATGCCGAAGCCGCTCGCATCATGTCCCGTGCCAATGAGCGGGCGGAGGAGACGGCTTCAGAGCACGAGGTCCTCCGGCGCGCGGAGCGTCACGCGGCCCAGGTGATCAAGGACGCGCAGGCGAAATCGGACCAGATCATTCACGAGGCGGAGGGCTACGCGCTCGAGCAGCTGAAGCAACTCGAGGCGCATCTCGGGCGGACGCTCGCCACCGTCCGCCGCGGCGTCGAGGCGCTGCAGTCCAGCCAGCCGGCGGCGGACGAGGGTGGTGACCAGGCGGCCGGGGCCTAG
- a CDS encoding pantetheine-phosphate adenylyltransferase — MGTRWSPCSWRRARAWRINLSVSRPKSKTAVYPGSFDPFTNGHLDVVDRAIGIFDKLIVAVAANPDKRQPLFSVEERMELVGAALKGRERVEVASFTGLTVEFARSRGATTLVKGLRAYSDFDAELQQALMNRKLAPDIHTVFLMSSFAHIYVSSSILKDIASYGGNVSDLVPPAVARALKEKYR; from the coding sequence ATGGGGACACGATGGTCACCGTGCTCCTGGCGCCGGGCGCGCGCATGGCGAATTAACTTGTCGGTCTCCCGCCCGAAATCAAAGACCGCGGTTTATCCCGGCAGCTTCGACCCGTTCACCAACGGCCACCTCGATGTGGTCGATCGCGCTATCGGCATCTTCGACAAGCTCATCGTCGCGGTGGCGGCGAATCCCGACAAACGGCAGCCGCTCTTCAGCGTCGAAGAGCGCATGGAGCTGGTCGGCGCGGCGCTCAAGGGGCGTGAGCGGGTCGAGGTGGCAAGCTTCACGGGCCTGACCGTCGAGTTCGCTCGGTCACGGGGCGCCACGACTCTGGTCAAAGGCCTGCGCGCTTACTCCGACTTCGACGCCGAGCTGCAGCAGGCATTGATGAATCGGAAGCTCGCGCCCGACATCCACACCGTCTTCCTGATGTCGAGCTTCGCCCACATCTACGTCTCGTCAAGTATCTTGAAGGACATCGCCAGTTACGGCGGGAACGTGTCGGACCTCGTTCCACCGGCGGTCGCGAGAGCGTTGAAGGAGAAGTACAGATAA
- a CDS encoding signal recognition particle protein, translated as MFEALGERLAAALKKISGRGVLRPEDVDAGLREVRLALLEADVNFKVVKEFVERVRARLQGADVAPGLTAPQQVVKAVNVELVELLGGNSEGIRYASAPPTVIMLAGLQGSGKTTTAIKLALLARREGHKPLLVALDLRRPAAVEQLRTLAEQEDVPFHSGAGAVEQIATAAIREAQRLVCDVVILDTAGRLHLDPDLMEELKRLKAAVPVTETLLVADSMTGQEAVRVGEAFGGEVGVDGVILTKLDGDARGGAALSLRVATGQRIRFAGTGEKPHDLEVFHAERMASRVLGMGDMLTLIERAERTLDKEKAVEVERHLRSGRLSFDDFLTQIRQLRGMGSLEGVLDMIPGGGALRKQVAGAGGTQGTPPDMEREVRRMEAIILSMTARERAHPELIDGARKRRIARGSGVQPADVNRVLKARETMQQVAKQFGAVNRRGKAGGVPRLFGQGGIGW; from the coding sequence ATGTTCGAAGCCCTTGGCGAGCGGCTGGCCGCCGCCCTCAAGAAGATCTCGGGCCGCGGGGTGCTGCGCCCTGAGGACGTCGATGCCGGGCTTCGTGAGGTGCGCCTCGCCCTGCTGGAGGCGGACGTGAACTTCAAGGTGGTCAAGGAGTTCGTGGAACGGGTGCGCGCGCGATTGCAGGGCGCCGATGTGGCGCCGGGGCTGACCGCGCCGCAGCAGGTGGTCAAGGCGGTCAACGTCGAGCTGGTCGAGCTGCTCGGCGGCAACTCCGAGGGGATCCGATACGCGTCGGCGCCCCCGACCGTGATCATGCTCGCGGGCCTCCAGGGCTCGGGCAAGACCACCACCGCGATCAAGCTGGCCCTGCTGGCACGGCGCGAGGGCCACAAGCCCCTGCTCGTGGCGCTGGACCTGCGGCGCCCGGCCGCGGTCGAGCAGCTGCGCACCCTGGCCGAGCAGGAGGACGTCCCCTTTCACTCGGGTGCCGGCGCCGTCGAACAGATCGCGACCGCCGCGATCCGGGAAGCGCAGCGGCTGGTCTGCGACGTGGTCATCCTGGACACCGCCGGCCGGCTTCACCTGGACCCCGACCTGATGGAGGAGCTCAAGCGGCTGAAGGCTGCCGTGCCCGTGACGGAAACCCTCTTGGTCGCCGATTCGATGACCGGCCAGGAAGCCGTGAGGGTGGGGGAGGCATTCGGCGGCGAGGTCGGCGTGGACGGGGTGATCCTGACCAAGCTCGACGGTGACGCGCGCGGCGGAGCGGCGCTGTCGCTGCGGGTCGCGACGGGCCAGCGCATCCGTTTCGCCGGCACCGGGGAGAAGCCGCACGACCTGGAGGTCTTTCACGCCGAACGGATGGCGTCACGGGTCCTGGGTATGGGCGACATGCTCACGCTGATCGAGCGAGCGGAGCGCACCCTCGACAAGGAGAAGGCGGTCGAGGTCGAGCGCCACCTGCGGTCCGGGCGCCTGAGCTTCGACGACTTCCTGACCCAGATCCGGCAGCTCCGCGGCATGGGCTCGCTGGAGGGCGTCCTCGATATGATCCCGGGTGGTGGGGCGCTGCGCAAGCAGGTCGCCGGCGCCGGGGGCACGCAGGGAACGCCACCGGACATGGAGCGCGAGGTCCGCCGGATGGAGGCGATCATCCTGTCGATGACCGCCAGGGAGCGCGCCCACCCGGAGCTCATCGACGGGGCGCGAAAACGCAGAATCGCGCGGGGAAGCGGCGTTCAGCCCGCCGACGTCAATCGGGTGCTGAAGGCGCGGGAGACGATGCAGCAGGTCGCGAAACAGTTCGGCGCCGTGAACCGCAGAGGCAAGGCCGGGGGCGTGCCCCGGCTGTTTGGACAAGGAGGCATAGGTTGGTAA
- a CDS encoding inositol monophosphatase: protein MSELLPVALRAARAGARVLSEGGLPRPGGPADLKGAGDYVTASDRQSEAAILEVLARETPGIAVLAEERGGKRAGTMWAVDPLDGTTNFTRGFPVVGVSVGLLDAGLPVLGVVIAPFLKAEFTAAQGRRTTLNGEQLPRLPAGDPARAVVATGFPFRNKKLLPRYRPVMEGALRRFEDLRRAGAAALDLAWTAAGTFDGFFELNLNTWDVAAGAALVIGVGGRVTDWSGGDSWVETGNILAASPRVHEALLELAGA, encoded by the coding sequence CTGAGCGAGCTTCTCCCGGTGGCTCTGCGCGCCGCCCGCGCGGGCGCCCGTGTGCTCTCGGAAGGCGGGCTGCCCCGGCCCGGCGGACCGGCGGACCTGAAGGGGGCCGGGGATTACGTGACCGCGTCGGACCGCCAATCCGAGGCCGCGATTCTCGAGGTCCTGGCGCGCGAGACACCGGGCATCGCCGTCCTGGCGGAAGAGCGCGGAGGCAAGCGCGCCGGGACGATGTGGGCCGTCGACCCGCTGGATGGCACGACCAACTTCACTCGCGGATTTCCCGTGGTCGGCGTTTCGGTCGGGCTGCTGGATGCCGGCCTGCCGGTCCTCGGGGTGGTGATCGCACCGTTCCTCAAAGCCGAGTTCACGGCCGCGCAGGGGCGACGGACAACCCTGAACGGCGAGCAGCTGCCGCGCCTGCCGGCGGGCGACCCGGCGCGCGCGGTCGTGGCCACCGGCTTCCCTTTCAGAAACAAGAAGCTGCTGCCGCGCTACCGGCCGGTGATGGAGGGAGCGCTGCGGCGATTCGAGGATCTGCGCCGCGCCGGAGCCGCCGCTCTGGACCTCGCCTGGACGGCGGCGGGCACGTTTGACGGCTTTTTCGAGCTCAACCTGAACACGTGGGATGTTGCCGCCGGCGCCGCGCTGGTGATCGGGGTGGGCGGCCGGGTCACGGATTGGTCGGGCGGCGACAGCTGGGTCGAGACCGGGAACATCCTGGCGGCGAGCCCGAGGGTGCACGAAGCTCTGCTCGAGCTGGCCGGGGCATAG
- the selD gene encoding selenide, water dikinase SelD: MELGQVLGALPPIVDPNVLVGAAARDDAAVYRIAPDRALVATVDFFTPIVDDPAEFGAIAAANAVSDVYAMGARPLFALGITAFPRDKLDTGLLEKIVGGGAGKLAEAGVAVVGGHSVDDSEPKFGYAVIGEVHPERVITHEGARPGDFLYLTKPLGSGLVATAIKRGLCPRELERQAVAVMAHLNRRASEAMVAAGATAATDVTGYGLIGHLANLCGAHTGRAPGAGADIELAAVPFMNGVRDLAERGLFPSGSRRNHDAYGEEVDWGGIPELDQMMLCDAQTSGGLLVAVPPESAVRFETALVSEPSPAVRIGVINDRGSIRVRA; this comes from the coding sequence GTGGAGCTAGGGCAGGTACTGGGGGCTCTGCCCCCGATCGTCGACCCCAACGTGCTGGTCGGTGCGGCCGCCCGCGATGACGCGGCGGTCTATCGGATCGCGCCCGACCGCGCCCTGGTGGCCACGGTCGATTTCTTCACCCCCATCGTCGACGACCCGGCCGAGTTCGGCGCGATCGCGGCGGCCAACGCGGTCAGCGACGTGTATGCGATGGGCGCTCGGCCCCTCTTCGCGCTCGGCATCACGGCCTTCCCGCGCGACAAGCTCGACACCGGCCTGCTGGAGAAAATCGTGGGCGGCGGCGCTGGGAAGTTGGCCGAGGCCGGCGTCGCGGTGGTCGGAGGCCACTCGGTGGATGATTCGGAGCCGAAGTTCGGCTACGCGGTCATCGGCGAGGTGCACCCGGAGCGTGTGATCACTCACGAAGGAGCACGGCCTGGTGACTTCCTGTACCTGACCAAGCCGCTGGGGTCCGGGTTGGTCGCCACCGCCATCAAAAGGGGGCTCTGCCCTCGCGAGCTGGAACGTCAAGCCGTCGCCGTGATGGCGCACCTCAACCGGCGCGCCTCGGAGGCGATGGTCGCGGCTGGCGCCACCGCCGCCACGGACGTCACCGGTTACGGGTTGATCGGCCACCTCGCGAACCTCTGCGGGGCGCACACGGGGCGGGCCCCCGGAGCCGGCGCGGACATCGAACTCGCGGCGGTCCCGTTCATGAACGGAGTGCGTGATCTGGCCGAAAGGGGCCTCTTCCCGAGCGGGAGCCGCCGCAATCACGACGCCTATGGCGAGGAGGTTGACTGGGGCGGCATCCCCGAGCTCGACCAGATGATGCTGTGCGACGCGCAGACGAGCGGCGGATTGCTGGTGGCGGTACCGCCAGAGAGCGCTGTGCGGTTCGAGACCGCACTGGTTTCGGAACCGTCTCCGGCGGTGCGGATCGGCGTCATCAACGACCGCGGATCCATCCGAGTGCGAGCCTGA
- a CDS encoding Lrp/AsnC family transcriptional regulator, producing MLTAFILVKSTRAGLAHLGSELADVEGVAEVYTVTGEWDFVAIVRVREHEDLANVVAHRLTALEGIDRTQTMVAFQQFSAHDLEAMFGLGLEDKKA from the coding sequence ATGCTCACCGCGTTCATACTCGTCAAATCCACTCGCGCCGGGCTGGCTCATCTGGGCTCTGAGCTCGCCGACGTCGAAGGCGTCGCCGAGGTTTACACGGTGACCGGCGAATGGGACTTCGTCGCCATCGTCAGGGTGCGCGAGCATGAAGACTTGGCCAATGTGGTGGCGCACCGGCTGACCGCCCTGGAGGGGATTGACCGCACCCAGACCATGGTGGCCTTCCAGCAGTTCTCGGCCCACGACTTGGAAGCGATGTTCGGGCTCGGCCTCGAGGACAAGAAGGCCTGA